One Nostocoides sp. HKS02 genomic window carries:
- the dcd gene encoding dCTP deaminase yields MLLSDRDIKAEIDAGRVILDPWDPEMVQPSSIDVRLDRYFRLFDNHKYPYIDPAEDQPDLTRLVEVDQGEPFVLHPGEFVLGSIYETVTLPDDVAARVEGKSSLGRLGLLTHATAGFVDPGFTGHVTLELSNVATLPIKLWPGMKIGQLCFFRLSSPVENPYGSTKYGSHYQGQRGPTASRSFKNFHTTQL; encoded by the coding sequence GTGCTGCTCAGCGATCGCGACATCAAGGCCGAAATCGACGCCGGTCGAGTGATCCTCGACCCGTGGGACCCCGAGATGGTCCAGCCGTCGAGCATCGACGTGCGACTCGACCGCTACTTCAGGCTGTTCGACAACCACAAGTACCCCTACATCGACCCCGCCGAGGACCAGCCCGACCTCACCCGGCTGGTCGAGGTCGACCAGGGGGAGCCGTTCGTGCTGCACCCGGGCGAGTTCGTGCTCGGATCCATCTACGAGACCGTCACGCTCCCCGACGACGTGGCCGCCCGGGTCGAGGGCAAGTCGAGCCTGGGCCGGCTCGGCCTGCTCACCCATGCGACGGCCGGGTTCGTGGACCCCGGGTTCACCGGGCACGTCACCCTCGAGCTCAGCAACGTCGCCACCCTGCCGATCAAGCTCTGGCCGGGCATGAAGATCGGGCAGCTCTGCTTCTTCCGCCTGTCCTCGCCCGTCGAGAACCCTTACGGCAGCACGAAGTACGGCTCCCACTACCAAGGCCAGCGCGGGCCCACCGCCAGCCGCTCGTTCAAGAACTTCCACACCACCCAGCTCTGA
- a CDS encoding aromatic amino acid ammonia-lyase has protein sequence MRDPLTLDGASLDLDGLALAAEGTPLTIDPTALARAVESHRSAAEVSALRPVYGRTTGVGAARDESTDSTVDHGLRLLRSHAAGWGDAIPSRVVRAALAVRANQLLAGGSGASPQVAQALADLASGPVEDLPVVHRYGSLGTGDLTALAEVGLTLIGERARAGGGARSDLLLTSADALPLMSSNAFAIAETGLHAASLHALARAADTVCGLSFVALQGNPEAVSETAAAATPFRGAQEVARVLRELLADQPGEPAHIQDFFGLRTWPQVHGPVLDTVTDLKAVVEATANTASENPLFGSGDNGPTATHHGGFHAAYLVLAVDTALLALTRSAQAVQSRISHTLTDADSGLPRFLSDATPGSSGVLIAEYVAASALSTIRSVASTPSSVQTAGVSAGIEDDASFAGQAALRLGEATVAYRRMLAVELVCTVRALRMRGVTPVGELGEALARCGALPSDTQDRDLSPELEVAERIVERYAVSTPEGR, from the coding sequence GTGCGCGACCCACTGACGCTCGACGGAGCCAGCCTCGACCTTGACGGCCTCGCCCTGGCTGCCGAAGGCACACCGCTGACCATCGACCCGACTGCGCTCGCCCGCGCGGTCGAGTCGCACCGCAGTGCGGCCGAGGTCAGCGCCCTGCGGCCGGTCTACGGGCGGACCACCGGCGTGGGTGCCGCTCGTGACGAGAGCACCGACTCGACCGTCGACCACGGGCTCCGCCTGCTCCGTTCCCATGCCGCTGGCTGGGGCGACGCCATTCCGTCGCGGGTCGTGCGCGCGGCGCTGGCCGTGCGGGCCAACCAGCTGCTGGCCGGCGGGTCGGGTGCGAGCCCGCAGGTGGCGCAGGCCCTGGCCGACCTCGCCAGCGGACCTGTGGAGGACCTGCCCGTCGTCCACCGGTACGGCTCGCTGGGCACCGGTGACCTGACCGCGCTCGCCGAGGTCGGGCTGACCCTGATCGGCGAGCGTGCGCGCGCTGGCGGCGGGGCGAGGTCAGACCTGCTGCTCACCTCGGCTGACGCGCTCCCGCTGATGTCGTCCAACGCGTTCGCGATCGCGGAGACGGGCCTGCACGCCGCGTCGCTGCACGCGCTGGCACGAGCCGCTGATACGGTGTGCGGGCTCAGTTTCGTTGCGCTGCAAGGCAATCCAGAAGCTGTGAGCGAGACCGCCGCGGCGGCAACCCCCTTCCGCGGGGCTCAGGAGGTGGCCCGCGTCCTGCGTGAGCTGCTTGCCGACCAGCCCGGCGAGCCGGCGCACATCCAGGACTTCTTCGGGCTGCGCACGTGGCCGCAGGTGCACGGCCCGGTCCTCGACACCGTGACCGACCTCAAGGCCGTGGTCGAGGCCACCGCCAACACCGCTTCGGAGAATCCCCTTTTCGGCTCGGGTGACAACGGCCCCACGGCGACGCATCATGGCGGATTCCACGCGGCATACCTCGTGCTCGCGGTGGACACGGCGCTGCTGGCGCTCACGCGGTCGGCGCAGGCCGTGCAGTCGCGGATCAGCCACACGCTGACCGACGCCGACAGCGGCCTGCCGCGCTTCCTGTCCGACGCCACGCCGGGGTCCTCGGGGGTACTGATCGCGGAATACGTTGCGGCGTCGGCACTTTCGACGATCCGCAGCGTCGCGTCGACTCCGTCCAGCGTGCAGACCGCCGGCGTGTCCGCGGGAATCGAGGATGACGCGAGCTTCGCCGGCCAGGCCGCCCTGCGGCTCGGGGAGGCGACCGTGGCCTACCGCCGGATGCTCGCCGTCGAGCTGGTCTGCACCGTGCGCGCGCTGCGCATGCGCGGGGTGACACCGGTGGGGGAGCTGGGCGAGGCGTTGGCCCGGTGCGGGGCGCTTCCGTCGGACACCCAGGACCGCGACCTGTCCCCCGAGCTCGAGGTGGCCGAGCGGATCGTCGAGCGCTATGCCGTGTCGACCCCGGAGGGTCGCTAG
- a CDS encoding ABC transporter permease, with translation MIANILSWLADPAHWSGDDGIPHRLWEHLWYSALALGIAAVIAIPIGLAIGHTGRGRFFVVNLAGAARAIPSLGLLYLMVLWLFPQLSGDSAFLVPSEIVLVVLAIPPMMSGAYAGVDEVDPAARDAAKGMGMTGLEVLRKVEVPCALPLVFSGVRSGALQVVATTTIAAVAGLGGLGRFLIDGQKVRDFPQMASGAVLVALLALAVDLVLALAQRYAVSPGLSGRMTRGGNTPNDVEIDTRTRTVDTGRLTQKPAEQ, from the coding sequence ATGATCGCCAACATCCTGTCCTGGCTGGCCGACCCCGCCCACTGGTCCGGCGACGACGGCATACCCCACCGGCTCTGGGAGCACCTCTGGTACTCCGCGCTCGCCCTGGGCATCGCCGCCGTCATCGCGATCCCGATCGGCCTGGCCATCGGCCACACCGGCCGCGGACGCTTCTTCGTCGTCAACCTCGCGGGTGCCGCCCGCGCCATCCCCAGCTTGGGCCTGCTCTACCTCATGGTGCTCTGGCTCTTCCCCCAGCTCTCGGGCGACTCCGCGTTCCTCGTGCCGAGCGAGATCGTGCTGGTCGTGCTCGCCATCCCGCCCATGATGAGCGGGGCGTATGCCGGCGTCGACGAGGTCGACCCCGCGGCTCGCGACGCCGCCAAGGGCATGGGCATGACCGGCCTGGAGGTCCTGCGCAAGGTCGAGGTGCCGTGCGCCCTGCCCCTGGTGTTCTCGGGGGTTCGCTCGGGCGCGCTGCAGGTGGTGGCCACGACGACCATCGCTGCCGTCGCGGGTCTGGGCGGTCTGGGCCGGTTCCTCATCGACGGTCAGAAGGTGCGCGACTTCCCCCAGATGGCCTCCGGCGCGGTGCTCGTGGCCCTGCTGGCGCTGGCCGTCGACCTGGTCCTCGCCCTGGCGCAGCGGTACGCCGTGTCGCCGGGTCTCAGTGGGCGAATGACACGCGGCGGGAATACCCCCAATGATGTAGAGATTGACACGAGGACACGTACCGTGGACACCGGTCGGCTGACCCAGAAGCCGGCAGAACAGTAG
- a CDS encoding S9 family peptidase gives MGAARLLWPTEVEDPRAIVLILHGGKARSQQAVRPWQAAVWRMAPFARSVTQAGSGAVGVASLRYAVRGWNAAAASPVGDAELAIEQIAARYPGVPIGLLGHSMGGRVALHLGGDERVRAIAALAPWVEGRDPARWHPGLHVLVMHGTRDRMTSPKQSRAMAELMTSQGADVTYVSVQGEGHAMLRQADRWHEESAAFLVRHLLTPG, from the coding sequence GTGGGAGCCGCCCGTCTGCTCTGGCCCACTGAGGTCGAGGACCCGCGCGCCATTGTGCTGATCCTCCACGGCGGCAAGGCGCGCAGCCAGCAGGCCGTGCGTCCGTGGCAGGCGGCGGTGTGGCGGATGGCGCCGTTCGCCCGCTCCGTCACCCAGGCGGGCAGCGGCGCGGTGGGGGTGGCCTCGCTCCGGTATGCCGTGCGCGGCTGGAACGCCGCCGCCGCCAGTCCCGTCGGCGATGCCGAGCTCGCCATCGAGCAGATCGCGGCGCGGTACCCCGGCGTGCCGATCGGGCTGCTCGGGCACTCCATGGGGGGCCGCGTCGCGCTGCACCTGGGCGGCGACGAGCGGGTCCGGGCGATCGCGGCCCTCGCGCCGTGGGTCGAGGGACGGGACCCCGCCCGGTGGCACCCGGGGCTGCACGTGCTGGTCATGCACGGCACCCGCGACCGGATGACCTCACCGAAGCAGTCCCGCGCGATGGCCGAGCTCATGACCAGCCAGGGTGCCGACGTCACCTACGTCTCGGTCCAGGGTGAGGGCCACGCCATGCTGCGCCAGGCCGACCGCTGGCACGAGGAGTCTGCGGCCTTCCTCGTGCGGCACCTGCTCACGCCCGGCTAG
- a CDS encoding ABC transporter ATP-binding protein, with protein MIAFDSVTKRYPDGTVAVDKLSFEAPSGKITVLVGPSGCGKTTSLRMINRMIKATSGTISLDGRDTARMKESELRRGIGYVIQHAGLFPHRTVLDNVGTVPRLMGWDKKKTEARSMELLERVGLDTAFAKRYPAQLSGGQQQRVGVARALAADPPVMLMDEPFSAVDPVVREQLQDEFLRLQGDLGKTIIFVTHDIDEAIKLGDRVAVLRVGGRLAQLADPAYLLAHPVDDFVADFVGRDRGYRALSFQPTPRLPLAAERTIGLGERTDGLVGDWVLVVDDHNHPLGWIEPSRVSGEVHPEVLHRGGTVARASGPLRGALDAALSSPSRRGVIVDDSGALVGTVRAHEVLTAIEQADRPALDDPHAPGAPAS; from the coding sequence ATGATCGCGTTCGACAGTGTGACCAAGCGATACCCCGATGGCACGGTCGCCGTCGACAAGCTCAGCTTCGAGGCTCCCAGCGGCAAGATCACGGTGCTCGTCGGGCCCTCGGGCTGTGGCAAGACGACCAGCCTGCGGATGATCAACCGGATGATCAAGGCGACCTCCGGCACCATCAGCCTGGACGGCCGTGACACAGCCCGGATGAAGGAGTCCGAGCTGCGTCGCGGCATCGGCTACGTCATCCAGCACGCCGGCCTCTTCCCCCACCGCACCGTGCTCGACAACGTCGGCACCGTGCCCCGCCTCATGGGCTGGGACAAGAAGAAGACCGAGGCCCGCTCGATGGAGCTGCTCGAGCGTGTGGGCCTCGACACGGCGTTCGCCAAGCGCTACCCGGCTCAGCTGTCGGGCGGCCAGCAGCAGCGGGTCGGGGTTGCCCGGGCGCTCGCGGCCGACCCGCCGGTCATGCTCATGGACGAGCCGTTCAGTGCCGTGGACCCGGTCGTGCGCGAGCAGCTGCAGGACGAGTTCCTCCGGCTGCAGGGCGACCTGGGCAAGACGATCATCTTCGTCACCCACGACATCGACGAGGCGATCAAGCTGGGCGACCGGGTCGCCGTGCTGCGGGTGGGCGGCCGGCTCGCCCAGCTGGCCGACCCGGCATACCTGCTCGCGCACCCGGTCGACGACTTCGTGGCCGACTTCGTCGGACGTGACCGTGGCTACCGCGCGCTGTCCTTCCAGCCCACCCCCCGGCTGCCGCTCGCAGCCGAACGCACCATCGGTCTGGGTGAGCGCACCGACGGCCTCGTCGGCGACTGGGTCCTGGTGGTCGACGACCACAACCACCCGCTCGGCTGGATCGAGCCCAGCCGGGTGTCCGGCGAGGTCCACCCCGAGGTCTTGCACCGCGGCGGCACCGTCGCCCGCGCGAGCGGACCCTTGCGAGGCGCGCTCGACGCCGCGCTGTCGAGCCCCAGTCGTCGCGGCGTGATCGTCGACGACTCCGGCGCGCTGGTCGGCACCGTCCGCGCCCACGAGGTGCTCACCGCGATCGAGCAAGCCGACCGGCCGGCGCTCGACGACCCCCACGCACCAGGGGCGCCGGCGTCATGA
- a CDS encoding WD40 repeat domain-containing protein, whose translation MAHLQSPAAVVRPDNAHMTAVALSSDGRTLYTNGDYYLRVFDVGTGKLRTRRTGPQLGLEPLPYHDQAWTPQVVLSPDGKTLAVCAETEIALLDPVTLKTRARLEATARITSIAFSADSKRLAIADGGVAVWDLVGKRPIHVFPSPDSDAPRPTQVFRAQAWGGQMAALSPDGNTVYAASQEGGLLAWDLTGTRGFVAARPGPALTNDALAVRVSADGRKVAYLANILVRVDVRDVGTGRIVEGQYPDGVGVQGGYLTWRPDGRAVLGVSGYSTIEVRDPRTGALVQRRDFNDGVTAAEYTPDGRLVIGTDRGHVQVTDASSLLMRVDPVASVIDGPVQSLALDPAEHAVAVEGTTQRVLVDYLTGRRLRSLPHLTFFAPDGSTSAVVDDTGAVGFQTDQGTRWIAPPDPSHAYGDRLSAYSHDSTWFASSHNHQVGLWNARTGTFVGSLPVSGQVAVGFTSDDSTLVVAGIDGSVETWNLRPEAWIRAACEIAGRDLTAQEWSTVLPQRSQEHVCRGAGS comes from the coding sequence GTGGCCCACCTGCAGTCGCCCGCCGCCGTCGTCAGGCCCGACAACGCGCACATGACGGCCGTCGCGCTCAGCTCCGACGGGCGAACGCTGTACACCAACGGCGACTACTACCTGCGCGTCTTCGACGTCGGCACCGGGAAGCTCCGCACCAGGCGCACCGGCCCCCAGCTCGGCCTGGAGCCGCTGCCCTACCACGACCAGGCGTGGACCCCGCAGGTTGTCCTCAGCCCGGACGGGAAGACCCTCGCGGTGTGCGCGGAGACCGAGATCGCGCTGCTCGACCCGGTCACCCTCAAGACCCGCGCCCGGCTCGAGGCGACCGCGAGGATCACGAGCATCGCATTCTCCGCCGACAGCAAGCGGCTCGCCATCGCCGATGGCGGGGTGGCTGTCTGGGACCTCGTCGGCAAGCGCCCGATCCATGTCTTCCCCTCTCCCGACAGCGACGCTCCCAGACCAACGCAGGTGTTTCGAGCCCAGGCTTGGGGCGGGCAGATGGCCGCCCTGAGCCCCGACGGGAACACCGTCTACGCAGCGAGCCAGGAGGGTGGCCTGCTCGCCTGGGACCTCACCGGCACTCGGGGGTTCGTCGCCGCCCGGCCCGGTCCTGCCCTCACCAACGACGCGCTCGCCGTCCGGGTCTCCGCCGATGGCCGCAAGGTCGCCTACCTGGCGAACATCTTGGTCCGCGTGGACGTCCGCGACGTCGGCACGGGACGGATCGTGGAGGGTCAGTACCCGGACGGCGTCGGCGTCCAGGGCGGGTACCTCACGTGGCGGCCCGACGGTCGGGCCGTGCTGGGCGTGAGCGGGTACTCCACCATCGAGGTCAGGGACCCACGCACTGGCGCCCTGGTCCAGCGCCGCGACTTCAATGACGGGGTGACCGCAGCGGAGTACACGCCCGACGGGCGGCTCGTGATCGGGACCGACCGGGGTCATGTGCAAGTCACGGACGCGAGCTCGCTGCTCATGCGCGTGGATCCTGTGGCGTCGGTCATCGACGGCCCCGTCCAGAGCCTGGCTCTCGACCCCGCCGAGCATGCTGTGGCCGTCGAGGGAACCACCCAGCGAGTGCTCGTCGACTACCTCACCGGGCGCCGCCTGAGGTCGCTGCCCCACCTGACCTTCTTCGCCCCGGACGGGAGCACGAGCGCCGTCGTCGACGACACCGGCGCGGTGGGGTTCCAGACAGACCAGGGCACGCGATGGATCGCCCCGCCGGACCCGTCCCACGCCTACGGCGATCGCCTCTCGGCGTACTCCCACGACAGCACCTGGTTCGCGAGCAGCCACAACCACCAGGTCGGGCTGTGGAACGCGCGTACGGGCACCTTCGTAGGGAGCCTGCCCGTCAGTGGTCAGGTCGCTGTCGGATTCACCAGCGACGACTCCACCTTGGTGGTCGCCGGCATCGACGGCAGCGTCGAGACGTGGAACCTCCGACCAGAGGCCTGGATCCGGGCCGCCTGCGAGATTGCGGGCCGCGACCTCACCGCCCAGGAGTGGTCGACGGTGCTTCCGCAACGCAGCCAGGAGCACGTATGCCGCGGCGCCGGGTCATGA
- a CDS encoding LuxR family transcriptional regulator translates to MLARVVAAGGPSVDLTQHAATLRRLLASSGGLPSVVEQLAVQIALIGVRDVTPAASLADALRRSYDLLDEVQRRSFRRLAVVGRPLSLDVLADLWSVSRAEAVQLASALARRNLVEVHSDGRFDLLPPLRELGRSLAAQTGDDRAAYAGLLEWAERVIPQEDNSGAADAPWLGEIELLHSAVVHACSTDEGRPQGYALANRAFSSLYTAMRAREAVDLLEAVLTSGDGPPGIGSQLARRAGICASEVRGTYEGLRLLDRAEQHAAALDEETRALELARTAAIRAEMHLDAGNLAAARLDAERTLSLGAADPYVTRQVRRTLMDICVSRGDLTRAERLATQILDAPPPDEMWIALSARTLQAKIAWERGRLVEAASLAAFARDQARAIHEDRIALLADLVHRQVTGVSAMSVESDTLPWAVRLVVQLQEARELLAAGEAARAAGRAADIVVLADSSSLGRDAVDALLLGGDALMAAGEPGQAQAAYLSALRRASEIPMPLRVADALDGLAALLAASGHAAHRHLGGAAAALRVGRGAVGHCRPGLEAPVGVVRDCPAGWLDAAQLSAVGVEAVVRLFDSPEPRDAVTNPLGSLTRAELRVAELVAEGLTNRQIGEQLFVSPRTVDSHLSHIFHKLEIASRAKLAALMAEIA, encoded by the coding sequence TTGCTGGCCCGTGTGGTTGCGGCCGGGGGTCCGAGCGTCGACCTCACCCAGCACGCCGCCACCCTGCGTCGGCTCCTCGCGTCCAGCGGGGGACTGCCGTCCGTCGTCGAGCAGCTGGCCGTCCAGATCGCCCTGATCGGGGTGCGCGACGTGACACCGGCTGCCAGCCTCGCGGACGCCCTGCGTCGCTCGTACGACCTGCTCGACGAGGTGCAGCGGCGCTCGTTTCGGCGCCTCGCGGTCGTTGGCCGCCCGCTGAGCCTGGACGTGCTGGCCGATCTCTGGAGCGTCTCGCGCGCGGAGGCGGTGCAGCTCGCGTCCGCGCTGGCCCGACGCAACCTCGTCGAGGTGCATTCCGACGGGCGGTTCGACCTGCTGCCGCCGTTGCGTGAGCTCGGTCGAAGCCTTGCGGCGCAGACGGGTGACGACCGCGCGGCGTATGCCGGTCTGCTGGAGTGGGCGGAGCGCGTCATCCCCCAGGAGGACAACAGCGGCGCCGCGGACGCGCCGTGGCTGGGCGAGATCGAGCTGCTCCACTCCGCCGTCGTCCACGCCTGCTCGACCGACGAGGGGCGACCCCAGGGATATGCCTTGGCCAACCGGGCGTTCTCCTCCCTGTACACCGCCATGCGGGCGCGCGAAGCGGTCGACCTGCTCGAAGCGGTCCTCACCAGCGGAGACGGGCCGCCGGGCATCGGCTCGCAGCTGGCCAGGCGAGCCGGGATCTGCGCGTCGGAGGTGCGGGGAACCTATGAGGGGCTTCGGCTGCTGGACCGCGCCGAGCAGCACGCTGCGGCGCTCGACGAGGAGACCCGCGCGCTCGAGCTGGCACGGACGGCCGCCATCCGTGCGGAGATGCACCTCGATGCCGGAAACCTCGCGGCGGCCCGGCTCGACGCCGAGCGCACCCTCAGCCTGGGCGCCGCAGACCCGTACGTCACGCGTCAGGTCCGGCGCACCCTGATGGACATCTGCGTGTCGAGAGGCGACCTGACCCGCGCCGAGAGGCTTGCCACCCAGATCCTCGATGCACCCCCGCCCGACGAGATGTGGATCGCGCTGTCCGCGCGCACCCTGCAGGCCAAGATCGCCTGGGAGCGGGGTCGACTGGTGGAGGCCGCCTCGCTTGCCGCGTTCGCCCGCGACCAGGCGCGTGCGATCCACGAGGACCGCATCGCGCTGCTGGCAGACCTCGTGCACCGTCAGGTGACGGGCGTGTCGGCGATGTCCGTGGAGTCCGACACGCTGCCGTGGGCGGTGCGGCTCGTGGTGCAGCTGCAGGAGGCGCGTGAGCTGCTCGCCGCAGGGGAGGCGGCTCGGGCTGCTGGACGCGCCGCCGACATCGTCGTGCTCGCCGACAGCAGCTCGCTCGGCCGGGACGCCGTCGACGCGCTGCTGCTCGGGGGCGACGCGCTCATGGCCGCGGGGGAGCCCGGCCAGGCGCAGGCGGCATACCTGTCGGCGCTGCGGCGCGCGAGCGAGATCCCCATGCCGCTTCGAGTGGCGGACGCACTCGACGGGCTCGCTGCCCTGCTCGCGGCCTCCGGGCACGCGGCACATCGCCACCTCGGCGGCGCGGCGGCCGCGTTGCGCGTCGGCCGTGGCGCCGTAGGTCACTGCCGCCCGGGACTCGAGGCGCCGGTCGGGGTCGTTCGGGACTGCCCGGCCGGGTGGCTCGACGCGGCGCAGCTCTCCGCGGTCGGCGTCGAGGCAGTGGTCCGGCTGTTCGACAGCCCCGAGCCGCGGGACGCCGTGAC
- a CDS encoding DinB family protein → MINQRLAPLLEQYDWATERLLARLAGPTYNSGDDSAVEVPVLTDAEYLWEPVDACWSVRRRADGPGPGAIKLIGAGEWGRDGAPESPWPPPLTTIAWRLDHLSETLLGRASHLGGDRTFDRATYEPRPDAPGAIERFRDAAADWRRAILSVDESDYDRPGLSSYPYGSDAEETFPSMVWWQNHEVLHHGAEIALLRDLYAHRAH, encoded by the coding sequence ATGATCAACCAGCGCCTCGCGCCATTGCTCGAGCAGTACGACTGGGCGACGGAGCGACTTCTCGCTCGCCTCGCCGGGCCTACCTACAACTCGGGTGACGACAGCGCCGTCGAGGTACCGGTGTTGACGGATGCCGAGTATCTCTGGGAGCCGGTCGACGCGTGCTGGTCGGTGCGAAGGCGTGCCGATGGGCCCGGTCCGGGCGCCATCAAGCTCATCGGCGCGGGCGAGTGGGGCCGAGACGGCGCCCCAGAAAGCCCGTGGCCACCGCCGCTCACGACGATCGCCTGGCGGCTCGACCACCTCTCCGAGACGCTGTTGGGCCGGGCCAGCCACCTCGGGGGCGACCGAACGTTCGACCGAGCGACGTACGAACCACGGCCAGATGCACCCGGCGCCATCGAGAGGTTCCGCGACGCCGCAGCCGACTGGCGCCGGGCAATTCTCAGTGTCGACGAGTCCGACTATGACCGGCCCGGGCTGAGCAGCTACCCGTACGGCAGCGACGCCGAGGAGACGTTCCCGTCGATGGTGTGGTGGCAGAACCATGAGGTCCTGCACCACGGAGCCGAGATCGCGCTGCTCCGCGACCTCTACGCGCACCGCGCTCACTAG
- a CDS encoding ABC transporter substrate-binding protein, whose amino-acid sequence MHLSKRLISSTMTLLLAGAVGLVPAASMANAAPAAAHPAAAALPAATTVPVTGTLNGLPFSGTLSNLSTSVVNGALQLTGTLTSAALPGGALNFAVPITPTAVCNVLSLNLGPLHLDVLGLVIDLNQVVLNITAQPGPGQLLGNLLCAVAHLLDNGGPLTGISALLNQLLTRLGL is encoded by the coding sequence ATGCATCTTTCGAAGCGACTGATCAGTTCCACCATGACGTTACTGCTCGCCGGCGCGGTCGGCCTTGTTCCGGCCGCCAGCATGGCCAACGCGGCACCCGCGGCTGCCCACCCCGCCGCCGCCGCACTACCCGCCGCGACGACCGTGCCGGTGACCGGAACTCTGAACGGGCTGCCCTTCTCAGGCACGCTGAGCAACCTGAGCACCTCGGTGGTCAACGGTGCCCTCCAGCTGACCGGCACCCTCACCAGTGCCGCGTTGCCCGGCGGCGCGCTGAACTTCGCGGTGCCCATTACCCCAACCGCGGTGTGCAATGTGCTCAGTCTGAACCTCGGCCCGTTGCACCTTGACGTGCTCGGCCTGGTCATCGACCTGAACCAGGTCGTCCTGAACATCACTGCCCAGCCCGGGCCGGGCCAGCTGCTCGGCAACCTGCTGTGTGCGGTCGCCCACCTGCTCGACAACGGTGGTCCGCTGACCGGAATCAGCGCCCTGCTGAACCAGCTGCTGACCCGGTTAGGCCTCTAA
- a CDS encoding ABC transporter permease, with amino-acid sequence MSWFLDHLDDVTTRTGQHVYLAGIPLVLGLLIALPLGWLARRNKAFYAPITAGFGLLYTIPSLALFVLLPPIIHRQILDPVNVLVAMTLYTVALLVRTVADGLGAVPDHVQQAATAMGYGRVKRFFAVELPLAVPVISAGLRVAAVSNVSIVSVAAIIGIPQLGLFFTDGFNRDFYDPIVVGIIACVVLALAFDVVIIVLTRLFTPWLRATGGRA; translated from the coding sequence ATGAGCTGGTTCCTCGACCACCTCGACGACGTGACGACCCGCACCGGTCAGCACGTCTACCTCGCCGGGATCCCGCTGGTCCTCGGCCTGCTGATCGCCCTGCCACTTGGCTGGCTCGCGCGCCGCAACAAGGCCTTCTACGCACCGATCACGGCGGGCTTCGGCCTGCTCTACACGATCCCGAGCCTGGCGCTGTTCGTGCTGCTGCCCCCGATCATCCACCGCCAGATCCTCGACCCGGTCAACGTGCTCGTCGCGATGACCCTCTACACCGTGGCGCTGCTCGTGCGCACCGTGGCTGACGGCCTCGGGGCCGTGCCCGACCACGTCCAGCAGGCGGCGACCGCGATGGGGTACGGCCGCGTCAAGCGGTTCTTCGCCGTCGAGCTGCCGCTCGCCGTCCCGGTGATCTCCGCCGGCCTGCGCGTCGCCGCGGTGAGCAACGTGAGCATCGTCAGCGTCGCCGCGATCATCGGCATCCCCCAGCTCGGGCTGTTCTTCACCGACGGCTTCAACCGAGACTTCTACGACCCGATCGTGGTCGGCATCATCGCCTGCGTCGTGCTCGCGCTGGCCTTCGACGTCGTCATCATCGTGCTCACCCGGCTCTTCACACCGTGGCTGCGGGCGACCGGAGGCCGGGCATGA
- a CDS encoding ABC transporter substrate-binding protein, with amino-acid sequence MPKIALTVTMAVAMATMAACGNSGSNPLSTGGASSSGASGGGITVGSADFPESALLAEIYAGALEAKGVKVSKRLNIGAREAYIPALQDGSIDLIPEYTGVLTQYFNKSASAKDADGVYTELKAALPATLTVLDKSAAEDKDALVMKKSRADQLGVKSIADLAGKSQQLTVGGPPEWKTRPTGIPGFKSIYGLTFKEFRPLDAGGPLTLNALKSGQIDAGDLFTTDPNIAANNLVALDDPKHMYAAQNVVPLLTKSKSTPTIEGALNAVSAKLDTATLAALLTEVVTDKKDPSAVAKEFLTKNGLA; translated from the coding sequence ATGCCCAAGATCGCTCTGACCGTGACCATGGCGGTCGCGATGGCGACCATGGCGGCCTGTGGCAACTCGGGCAGCAACCCGTTGTCCACCGGGGGCGCAAGCTCCAGCGGCGCCAGCGGCGGCGGGATCACCGTCGGGTCGGCCGACTTCCCCGAGAGCGCGCTGCTTGCCGAGATCTACGCCGGTGCCCTCGAGGCGAAGGGGGTCAAGGTCAGCAAGCGCCTCAACATCGGTGCTCGTGAGGCCTACATCCCGGCGCTCCAGGACGGGTCGATCGACCTCATCCCCGAGTACACCGGCGTCCTGACCCAGTACTTCAACAAGAGCGCCTCGGCCAAGGACGCCGACGGCGTCTACACCGAGCTCAAGGCGGCGTTGCCCGCGACCCTCACCGTGCTCGACAAGTCGGCGGCCGAGGACAAGGACGCCCTGGTGATGAAGAAGTCTCGCGCCGACCAGCTCGGCGTGAAGTCCATCGCCGACCTCGCGGGCAAGTCCCAGCAGCTCACCGTAGGTGGCCCGCCGGAGTGGAAGACGCGCCCGACCGGCATCCCCGGCTTCAAGTCGATCTACGGGCTCACGTTCAAGGAGTTCCGCCCGCTCGACGCTGGTGGCCCGCTGACCCTCAACGCCCTCAAGAGCGGCCAGATCGACGCCGGTGACCTCTTCACCACCGACCCGAACATCGCCGCGAACAACCTGGTCGCCCTCGATGACCCCAAGCACATGTATGCCGCGCAGAACGTCGTGCCGCTCCTCACCAAGAGCAAGAGCACCCCGACCATCGAGGGTGCCCTCAACGCCGTCTCGGCCAAGCTCGACACGGCCACCCTCGCGGCGCTGCTGACCGAGGTGGTCACCGACAAGAAGGACCCGTCGGCGGTCGCCAAGGAGTTCCTGACCAAGAACGGGCTCGCCTGA